One window from the genome of Pirellulales bacterium encodes:
- the pckA gene encoding phosphoenolpyruvate carboxykinase (ATP), which produces MTDSVDLHPYGLTNPKLVYNASPARLYEEAILHDRAALTASGALITRSGSKTGRSPKDKRLVDHPDSSPNVWWGDINIPLDEHTFLTNLQRAVDYLETRPTIYVVDGYAGWDPQYRLKVRVICARPYHALFMYNMLIRPTHEELARFGKPDYTILNAGEFPANLLTARMTSRTSVDISFERGEVVILGTEYAGEMKKGVFTIMNYLMPLSGVFPMHCSANEGSDGDVTLFFGLSGTGKTTLSADPHRRLIGDDEHCWSDAGVFNIEGGCYAKCIGLSAAAEPQIHDAIRFGSVLENVVHDEKTREPDYADDSLTENTRACYPIEFIPNAKIPCVGGQPSNVIFLACDAYGVLPPVSKLSPAQAMYHFLSGYTAKVAGTEVGVTDPTVTFSACFGAAFMVWHPTKYATLLAERIRGHNAQAWLVNTGWSGGAYGVGSRIKLAYTRAIIDAIHSGELAQAETIIEPTFGLEIPRSCPGVPTAILQPKNTWSSADAYQSTADKLISLFQANFAKYSQFADEEVRNAGPRAAQSIATS; this is translated from the coding sequence ATGACGGACTCTGTCGATCTTCACCCGTATGGCCTGACCAATCCCAAGCTTGTTTACAACGCCTCGCCGGCGCGGCTGTACGAGGAAGCCATCCTACACGATCGCGCCGCGCTCACCGCGTCGGGCGCGTTGATCACGCGCTCCGGCTCGAAGACCGGACGCAGCCCGAAGGACAAGCGGCTGGTCGATCATCCCGATAGCTCGCCGAACGTGTGGTGGGGTGACATCAATATTCCGCTCGACGAGCACACGTTTCTCACGAATTTACAGCGCGCCGTCGACTATCTGGAAACACGCCCCACGATCTACGTCGTCGACGGCTACGCCGGCTGGGACCCGCAATATCGATTGAAAGTGCGCGTGATCTGCGCGCGTCCCTATCACGCGTTGTTCATGTACAACATGCTGATCCGCCCCACGCACGAGGAGCTGGCCAGATTCGGCAAGCCCGATTACACGATTCTCAACGCCGGAGAATTTCCGGCGAACCTGCTGACCGCGCGGATGACGTCGCGCACCAGTGTCGATATCAGCTTCGAACGGGGCGAGGTCGTGATCCTGGGCACGGAATACGCCGGCGAGATGAAAAAGGGCGTGTTCACGATCATGAACTACCTGATGCCGCTTAGTGGCGTTTTTCCCATGCACTGCTCGGCCAACGAAGGATCCGACGGTGACGTCACGCTCTTCTTCGGCCTGTCAGGCACCGGCAAGACGACGCTCTCGGCCGATCCGCATCGTCGACTGATCGGCGATGACGAGCATTGCTGGAGCGACGCCGGCGTCTTCAACATCGAAGGGGGCTGCTACGCAAAATGCATCGGCCTGTCGGCCGCGGCCGAACCGCAAATCCACGACGCCATCCGTTTCGGCTCGGTGCTGGAAAACGTTGTCCACGACGAAAAAACGCGCGAGCCGGATTATGCCGACGACTCGCTCACCGAGAACACGCGCGCCTGTTATCCGATCGAGTTCATTCCCAACGCCAAGATCCCATGCGTCGGTGGCCAGCCCTCGAACGTCATCTTCCTGGCGTGCGACGCTTATGGCGTGCTGCCGCCAGTGAGCAAGCTGTCGCCGGCCCAGGCCATGTACCATTTTCTCAGCGGTTACACGGCCAAAGTCGCCGGAACCGAGGTTGGCGTCACGGATCCAACGGTCACCTTCTCGGCCTGCTTCGGCGCTGCATTCATGGTGTGGCATCCCACGAAATACGCCACGCTGTTGGCCGAACGGATTCGCGGTCACAACGCGCAAGCGTGGCTGGTGAATACCGGTTGGTCCGGCGGCGCGTACGGTGTCGGCTCGCGCATCAAACTCGCCTACACCCGCGCCATAATCGACGCCATCCACTCGGGCGAACTGGCGCAGGCCGAGACGATCATCGAGCCCACATTCGGGCTGGAGATTCCGCGAAGCTGCCCGGGTGTGCCTACCGCGATACTGCAGCCGAAAAACACCTGGTCCTCGGCCGACGCCTATCAGAGTACGGCTGACAAGTTGATCAGCCTGTTTCAGGCGAACTTCGCCAAGTATTCTCAATTCGCGGACGAAGAAGTTCGCAATGCCGGTCCGCGTGCCGCGCAATCAATCGCGACCTCATAG
- a CDS encoding P-II family nitrogen regulator, translating to MKKIEAIIRHFKLEDVKNALTEKGVHGMTVSEVRGFGRQKGHTETYRGAEYAVDFIPKVKIELVVASADAHTVVDAIVSKARTGQVGDGKIFVSDLTEVVRIRTGETDHAAL from the coding sequence ATGAAAAAGATCGAAGCCATTATTCGCCATTTCAAGTTGGAGGACGTCAAGAACGCCCTGACCGAGAAGGGCGTACACGGCATGACGGTCTCGGAAGTACGCGGTTTCGGCCGGCAGAAGGGGCACACCGAAACGTACCGCGGAGCGGAATACGCTGTGGACTTCATCCCCAAGGTGAAGATCGAGCTCGTCGTGGCTAGTGCCGACGCACACACCGTCGTCGACGCCATCGTGAGCAAGGCCCGCACGGGCCAGGTTGGGGACGGCAAGATCTTCGTGTCAGATCTGACCGAAGTCGTGCGCATTCGCACTGGTGAGACGGATCACGCCGCCCTGTAA